The following nucleotide sequence is from uncultured Roseateles sp..
CTTCAATTGCCTCACCTGGGGCGTGGTCGGTAGCGCGGTGCTCAGCTCCGTGTGGCTGGCCGCGAACGTGCCGGTGACGGATCTGCGCGCCGCCAAGCTGATCGACCAGGACACCATCCTGATGCCCCTGCCCACCGAGCCCACCGCTGCCGGGCCGGCTGCTTCTGCTCCCGGCAACGGGCGACCCTGAGCCAGGACTATTCCTGCGCCAGGGCTTGGCGCGCACCCTCGGCCAGCGCCCGGCCCACCTCGGTCAGCAGGGCCACGCTGGGGCCCTGACCGATGCTGTCGGGCAGCAATTTCCACTGATGCCAGAACAGGGTCACGTCCAGCGTGACCTCGGGCCGCAGCACCACCAGCGCGCCGCTGGCGATCAGCGGCCTGACCTGCAGCTCCGGTGCCACGCCAATGCCCCAGCCCATCTGCACGGCATGCACATAGGCCTCTGATGACGGCACATAGCGTTCCTGCAAAGTTGGCGCACGCAAACCAAAGGCGCGCGAGACCCATTGCACCTGGGTGTCGTCCTTGCGGTTGAAGACCAGGAACGGCAGCTGCGAGAAATTGATCGGCGTCAGACCCTCGGGGAAGCGCCGGGCGATCAGCGCCGGGCTGGCCACCGCCGTGTAGCGCATCACCCCCAGCGGTTGGACCAGGCAGCCGCGCAGGGCCTCGCGCACGGTGCTGACGCAGCCCAGCACGGCGCCCTGGCGCAGCCAGTCGTGGGTGAAATCCTGGTCATCGACGACCAGTTCCAGGCCGTAGCCGGCCTGCAGGCCCTGCTGCACCAGGCCATCGAGCGCCGGCAGCACCCAGGTCGCCAGGCTGTCGGCATTGACGGCAATCGGCAGCCGCTCGATCGCCGTCTGTTGCAGGCCCAGCTCGCGGCCCACATCGCTGCTCAGCGCCTGGATCTGCCGCGCCAGCCGCAGCAGGAGCTTGCCCGGCTCGGTCAGGCGCAGCGGCCGGGTGCGCACCACCAGCAGCTGGCCGACCTGGGTTTCCAGCGCACGCAGCCGCTGCGACACGGCGCTCTGGGTGATGTTCAGGCGCTGGGCGGCACGCTCGAAATTGCCCTCGTCGGCCAGGGCCGCCAGGCATTGCAGCGCGGCCAGGTCCAGGTCTTTCATAAGTGCCTCTAATGTTGCGAGAGAAGTATGAATGTAGCTTCAACAAAGGCGTGAAGCTACCGACAATGCGGGCACTGCCGCCTGTTGCGGCCAAGGCAAGACCTCGCCCCATGGATTCGCATATCGCCACAGCCGTGACCCAGGGCTGGCTCACCGGAGCCAGCCTGATCATGGCCATTGGCGCGCAGAACGCGCTGGTGCTGCGCCAGGGCCTGCGCCGCCAGCATGTGGGGCCGGTGGTGCTGCTGTGCAGCCTGTCCGATGTGGCACTGATCTGCCTGGGCGTGTTCGGCCTGGGTGCCGCGATCGCCAGCTCGCCGCTGGTGATGGAAATCTTCCGCCTCGGCGGCGCCGCCTTTCTTCTCTACTACGCCGCGCGCTCGGCCTGGCGCGCCTGGCAGGGCGCCGACAGCCTGCAGACCGCTGGCGCTAACCTGGGCCTGCAGGCGGCCCTGGGCGCCGCGGCGACGATGACGTTTCTGAACCCGCACGTCTATCTGGACACCGTCGTGCTGCTGGGCACAGTCGGTTCGCAGCAGCCGGCCGATCTGCGCTGGGCCTTTGCCAGTGGCGCGAGTCTTGCATCGGTGATGTGGTTCGGATTGCTCGGATTCGGCGCGGCCGCGGTGGCCACCCCCTTGCAAAAGCCGGTGGTCTGGCGTGTCATCGACGGCTTGATCGCCGTGCTGATGGCCAGCCTGGGCCTGCAACTGCTGATGCGCCCGCTGGTGGTGCAGTAGTCGATCAATCGAAAGAAAGCCGACGGCGCTGCCGTCAGAACGGGAATGCTGTGAAAGTCGTCGTCTTGGGTGCGGGCATTATCGGTGTGAGCACCGCCTGGTATTTGCTGGAGGCCGGGCATGAGGTCACCGTGGTCGATCGTCAGTCCGAGGCGGCCCACGAAACCAGTTTTGCCAACGGCGCACAGATCTCGGTCAGCTTCTGCGAGCCCTGGGCCAATGCCGGCGCACCATTCAAGGTCGCCAAATGGCTGTTGCGCGACGATTCGCCGCTGCTGTTCCGCCCCAGCCTGGACCCCCAGCAATGGCGCTGGGGCCTGAGCTTTCTGACCCAGTGCACGACGGCCGCCTTCGAGCGCAATGTCGAGGAGCTGGTGATGCTGGGCCGCTACAGCCACGAGTCGCTGAAGAGCCTGGTCGCGCAGACCGGCATCGAATACAACCGGCTGGAGCGCGGCATCCTGCACTTCTTCTCCAGCCAGCATGACTTCGACGCCGGTGCGGCCGGGGCCGAGGTGATGCGCCGCCACGGCGTCGATCGCCGCGTGCTGAACCGCGACGAAGTGCTCAAGGTCGAGCCGGCGCTGGCCAGCTTCGGCAGCAATATCTTCGGCGGCACCTTCACGCCCAGCGACGAGTCGGGTGACTGCGCCGTCTTCACCCAGGAACTGACCAAGCGCTGCGTGGCCCGCGGCGCCACCTTTCTGTTCGAGCACGACATCGTGGCGCTGGAGCAGGCCGGTGGCGGCATCAGTGGCGTGCGCATCGCGGCTTCCCGCACGGGCGCGACCCGCACCCTGCAAGCCGACGCCTTCGTCGCCGCGCTCGGCTCCTACACCGCGCCGCTGCTGCGCACCGTTGGCGAAGACCTGAACATCTACCCGGCCAAGGGCTATTCGACGACGATGCGGCTCAAGCACCCTGAGCGTGCCAGCGTCGTCAGCCTGCTGGACGACACGCGCAAGATCGCCATCTCGCGCCTGGGCGACCATGTGCGCATTGCCGGCACGGCCGAGCTGGTGGGCTACGACACGCAGCTGAACAACGCCACCTCGCGGGTGCGCTGCGAGGCCCTGGTGCGCCGCTACGAGGAGCTGTTCCCCGGCGTGGCCGACACCAGCGAGACCAATTTCTGGACCGGCCTGCGCCCCAGCACGCCGACCAACATCCCCTATATCGGCCACAGCAAGAAGCACAGCAATCTGTGGATCAATGCCGGCCATGGCACCCTGGGCTGGACCCACGGCGCGGGCTCGGGCCGGGCTTTGGCCGAGTTGATGAGTGGCAAGCGTCCGGACACCAAGTTCGCGTTTTACGGGCCTAAGGCGCGCTGATCGCTACAATCCGCGCCCCGCTCCTCATTCCAAGGGGCCTGGCGCATGCCGGGCTCACCGCCAATGCCCGTGCCCGCTTCCGCTTCCCGTTCGTTCTGCGCCATTGACTTCGGCACCTCCAACTCGGCGATTGCGATTCCGGACACCGGCAAGCGCATGCGCCTGGTGCCGCTGGAGGGCAGCAACACGACGATGCCGACGGCGGTGTTCTATTACGCCGACCTCGAGCATGACGAGGACGGCCCGGCCCGCGCCTTCGGCCGCGCCGCCGTGGCGGCCTATGTCGAAGGTGCCGAGGGCCGGCTGATGCGCTCGATGAAGAGCATCCTCGGCTCGGGCCTGGTGGAGCAGAGCACCGATGTCGGCGGCGGGCGGGCGGTCAAGTATTTCGATGTGCTGGCCGGCTATCTGAAGCGTTTGCGTGCCTGCGCCCAGGCCGAGCATGCCGAGACGAATCTGCACCAGGTGGTGCTGGGCCGTCCGGTGTTCTTCGTCGACGAAGACCCCGAGCGCGACGCCGCGGCCCAGGTCACGCTGGAGGCTGCCGCCCGGGCGGTCGGTTTCGACGAGGTGCATTTCCAGTTCGAGCCTATCGCCGCGGCCTTCGACTATGAGCAGCAGGCGCAGACCGAGCAGATCGTGCTGGTGGCCGACATTGGCGGCGGCACCTCGGACTTTTCGCTGGTGCGCGTGGGCCCGGACCGCATGCACCGGCTGGACCGCCGCGACGACATCCTGGCCAACCACGGCGTGCACGTGGCCGGCACCGACTTCGACCGCCGTGTCGAGCTGAGCAGCATCCTGCGCGAATTCGGCTACCAGGCGATGGGCCCCAGCATTGCCGGTTCGACGCCGCGCGAGGTGCCCAGCGCCGTCTATTTCGACCTCGCCACCTGGCACCTGATCAACACCGTCTACAGCCCGGCGCGGGTGATGGAGCTGCGCGGCATGAAGGGCTTTTACGGCCAGCCGCGCCACCACCAGCGGCTGATGACGGTGATCACCGAACGCCTGGGTCATGAGCTGGCGGCACGGGCCGAGGACGCCAAGATCCAGGTCTCTGGCGGCGGCGACACCGAGATCGATCTGGGCCTGGTCGAGTCCGGCCTGCTGGTGGGGCTGACCGAGACGACGGCGGTGGCCGCGCTCGAAGCCGACATCCAGCGCATCGTGCAGACCGCCCGCGACACCGTGCGCGAGGCCGGCCTGAAGCCGGAGCAGGTCAATGCGCTGTACCTGACCGGTGGCTCCACCGGCCTGCGCCTGCTGGCCGACCGCATTGCGGCCGAGTTCAGCCAGGCCCAGGTGGTGCGTGGCGACCGTTTCGCTTCGGTGGCTACCGGGCTGGCGCTGCACGCTGCCCGGCTCTACGCCTGATTGATCAGCGTTTGCGCGGGCCGGCGCCGGTCGGTGGCACCTGCTTGCGGGCGATGCGCCGCGGCACCTCGGCCACCGGCTTGGGCTGGGGCCGCGAGATATCGGCCAGCTGCAGGCAGCTGCGGACCAGGCCCTCGACGGCCTCGCTGAGGTCCTCGGGCGGCTCCAGGGTCTCGATCTCGGCCAGCAACGCGTCGGCGTCTTCCAGATCGTCGGCATCCAGGTGCATGTAAATCGTCGCCAGCGGCTCCAGCAGGTCGGCGGCCGACAAGCCCATCAGCGCGGTGAACATATCGGCGCCCAACGCGAAGCCGGCCACCCAGGGGAACACCGTCTCGGACGGCGTGGCCTCGTCGTCCATCTCGAACACCCAGGGGTCGAACCACTGGCGCTCGGTGATCGCCGCCTTCAGCTCCTGATGGCGGCGCAGCACCAGCGCATGCAGGGCCTCGGGCTTGTAGCGCGGAGGCAGGGGCCGGGCCTCGATGTCGGTGACATAGGGCAGCCACTGGGCGGGCAGGAGCGGGATGGGCTGCAGGAGTACGGCGCAGAGATAGCCATCCAGCATGCTGACGTCCAGGGGCTCCAGCGGGGCCGGCACCTTGTCCAGCAGTTGTTCCAGCGCCACGATATCGTCCTCGCCCATCGGCGCCGAGGGAGCGGCGGGGGGGCGTTTGGGCGCTGCGGCGGGGCTGCGAGGCGGGGTTTTGGCGGGTGGGCGGTGCGGGGGCTTGGCGGAATTCATGCCCGATTGTGACCCGGAGTCCGCGCCGAGACCACCGGGCAGCGGCAGATCCGTCGGCGCTTGGCCGGCGGTCAAATTTGCAGAACCGGCAGAAAGTCAAGATCAACCAGGACTTCATAGTTAGGGATGGTCCGGGTGAACCCTGATCCCTACAGTTCGAACCCTGCCTGGCGATTTTTGCCATGCTCCGTTCCCAACGACGTCCTTCCAAGGACTTGTACACGCCCATCCGGTTTGCCGGGTGGGCGTTTTTTTATGTGCGCTCGGTGCCGGTATGCCGACAACCTGCCGGGCCCGGGCCATGGTCAATGTATCCATGACAATTATTTGATTGCATTGATTGCCCTGTCTACGATGTCGCCTCGCCACAGAACACGACATCATGCACATCGCCATCCTCACCTTCGAGGGCTTCAACGAGCTCGACTCCTTGATCGCCCTGGCCATCCTCAACCGCGTCAAGAAGCCCGGTTGGCGCGTCTCCATCGCCAGCCCGACGGTCAGGGTACGCTCGATGAATGGCTTGGTGCTGGAGGCGCAGGCCTCGCTGCAGGACGCCTGCGAGGCCGATGCGGTGATCGTCGGCAGCGGCATGCAGACCCGGGAGGTGGTCGCCGACGCCGCCTTGATGGCCCAGCTCAAGCTGGACCCGACGCGGCAGTTGCTGGGTGCCCAATGCTCCGGCACGCTGGTGCTGGCCAAGCTGGGCTTGCTGAATGCGGTGCCGGCCTGTACCGACCTGACCACCAAGCCCTGGGTCGAGGCGGCTGGCGTGAGCACGCTCAACCAGCCCTTCGTGGCCAATGGCAACGTTGCCACCGCAGGCGGCTGCCTGGCCTCGCAGTACCTGGCGATCTGGCTGATCGCCAGGCTGGAGGGGCTGGATGCCGCCATCAGCGCCATCCACTATGTCGCCCCTGTGGGCGAAAAGGAGGAGTACGTGGAGCGGGCGCTAGCGAACATCAAACCGTATCTGGACGGGCCGGACGCGATGGCGTGAGCGGCGCGGCTGTGGCCTCGAATCCACCCTGCAGCGCCTGGCGCAAATGCTCGACCAGCAGCCGCACCGGCCGGGGCGTGGTGCTGCTCCAGGGGTGGATGGCATAAATGCTGTCGCCGAACACGCCCACCGGTCGCCAATCGGGCAGCAACTCGCGCAGGCGGCCGGCGCGCTGGGCGGCGGCGGCGCTGAAGTCGGGCAGCAGGGCCAGGCCCAGGCCGGCCAGGGCGGCGTCACGCAGCACCTCGCTGTTGCCGGCGCGCAGGGGGCCGCTGACGCTGACGCGATGGCGTTCGGCGTCCATCCCTTCGGCCACCGGGCCCTGGCGCTCGAACAGCCAGGACACCGGTCCGGGCCGCAGATAGGTCAGGCAGGCGTGTTCGGCCAGCTCGGACGGATGCTGGGGCAGGCCGCAGCGTTTCACATAGGCATTGCTGGCCAGCAGCAGGGTGCGCGAACCGCAGAGCTTGAAGGCGACATGGCTTTCCGGCGGCGTGCTGGTGTGGCGTATCGCCAGATCGAAGCCCTCCTGGGCCAGCGGCATGATGCGGTCGCTGAGGTCCAGCTCGATGCGCACCTCGGGGTATTGGCGGAAAAAGCCCTCCAGCTGCGGTGCCACGTGCTGGCGACCCAGCGCCACCGGGGCGGTGACGCGCAAGAGCCCGCGCGGCTGGCCGGCGGCGTCGCGGGCCTGGGCCAGGCTGCGGGCGATCTGGGCGAAGCTGTCGGCGCTGTCGTCGACCAGGCGCTGACCGGCATCGGTCAGGCGCACCGAGCGGGTGGTGCGTTGCACCAGGGTCTGGCCTATCGATCGTTCCAGCTCGCTGATGCGTTGGCTGATGGCCGCTTTCGACAGGCCCAGGCGCTGCGCCGCCTTGGTGAAGCTGCCCAGCTGGGCGATCACGGTCAGCGCGTGCAGCTGGCTCCAGAGCAGGTCGTTGCGGTTTTCCATTGTTCACATTGTCGAACAATGTGGTGGGCGAAAGTGGATTGGCAAGCAGCGCCATGCGGCCTAGACTGAATTTTTACCGGAGACACACATGGCCGCACCCGCTGCATTCACCTCGAACACCGACATCACCCACTTCATCAACGGCAAGCCGCAGGCGGCCACCGGCGGCCGCAAGCAGGCGGTCTACAACCCGGCCACCGGCGAGGTGGCGCGCCAGGTGCATCTGGCCAGTGTCGAGGACGTGAATGGGGCCGTGGCCGCCGCCAAGGCCGCCTTCCCGGCCTGGGCCGACGCGCCGCCGCTGCGCCGGGCGCGCGTGATGTTCAAGTTCCTGGAGCTGCTGAACCAGCAGCGCGATGCACTGGCCGCCATCATCACCGCCGAGCATGGCAAGGTCTTCACCGATGCCCAGGGCGAGGTCACCCGCGGCATCGACATCGTCGAATTCGCCTGCGGTATTCCGCAACTCTTGAAGGGCGATTACACCGAGCAGGTCTCGACCGGCATCGACAACTGGACGATGCGCCAGCCCCTGGGCGTGGTGGCCGGCATCACGCCGTTCAACTTCCCGGTGATGGTGCCGATGTGGATGTTCCCGGTGGCGATTGCCTGCGGCAACACCTTTGTGCTCAAGCCCAGCGAGCGCGATCCGGCGGCCAGCCTGTTCATCGCCGAACTGCTGCGCCAGGCCGGCCTGCCGGACGGCGT
It contains:
- a CDS encoding LysR family transcriptional regulator ArgP, which encodes MKDLDLAALQCLAALADEGNFERAAQRLNITQSAVSQRLRALETQVGQLLVVRTRPLRLTEPGKLLLRLARQIQALSSDVGRELGLQQTAIERLPIAVNADSLATWVLPALDGLVQQGLQAGYGLELVVDDQDFTHDWLRQGAVLGCVSTVREALRGCLVQPLGVMRYTAVASPALIARRFPEGLTPINFSQLPFLVFNRKDDTQVQWVSRAFGLRAPTLQERYVPSSEAYVHAVQMGWGIGVAPELQVRPLIASGALVVLRPEVTLDVTLFWHQWKLLPDSIGQGPSVALLTEVGRALAEGARQALAQE
- a CDS encoding LysE/ArgO family amino acid transporter is translated as MDSHIATAVTQGWLTGASLIMAIGAQNALVLRQGLRRQHVGPVVLLCSLSDVALICLGVFGLGAAIASSPLVMEIFRLGGAAFLLYYAARSAWRAWQGADSLQTAGANLGLQAALGAAATMTFLNPHVYLDTVVLLGTVGSQQPADLRWAFASGASLASVMWFGLLGFGAAAVATPLQKPVVWRVIDGLIAVLMASLGLQLLMRPLVVQ
- a CDS encoding D-amino acid dehydrogenase, which encodes MACHRRLDRRADGQPGPATADAPAGGAVVDQSKESRRRCRQNGNAVKVVVLGAGIIGVSTAWYLLEAGHEVTVVDRQSEAAHETSFANGAQISVSFCEPWANAGAPFKVAKWLLRDDSPLLFRPSLDPQQWRWGLSFLTQCTTAAFERNVEELVMLGRYSHESLKSLVAQTGIEYNRLERGILHFFSSQHDFDAGAAGAEVMRRHGVDRRVLNRDEVLKVEPALASFGSNIFGGTFTPSDESGDCAVFTQELTKRCVARGATFLFEHDIVALEQAGGGISGVRIAASRTGATRTLQADAFVAALGSYTAPLLRTVGEDLNIYPAKGYSTTMRLKHPERASVVSLLDDTRKIAISRLGDHVRIAGTAELVGYDTQLNNATSRVRCEALVRRYEELFPGVADTSETNFWTGLRPSTPTNIPYIGHSKKHSNLWINAGHGTLGWTHGAGSGRALAELMSGKRPDTKFAFYGPKAR
- a CDS encoding Hsp70 family protein yields the protein MPVPASASRSFCAIDFGTSNSAIAIPDTGKRMRLVPLEGSNTTMPTAVFYYADLEHDEDGPARAFGRAAVAAYVEGAEGRLMRSMKSILGSGLVEQSTDVGGGRAVKYFDVLAGYLKRLRACAQAEHAETNLHQVVLGRPVFFVDEDPERDAAAQVTLEAAARAVGFDEVHFQFEPIAAAFDYEQQAQTEQIVLVADIGGGTSDFSLVRVGPDRMHRLDRRDDILANHGVHVAGTDFDRRVELSSILREFGYQAMGPSIAGSTPREVPSAVYFDLATWHLINTVYSPARVMELRGMKGFYGQPRHHQRLMTVITERLGHELAARAEDAKIQVSGGGDTEIDLGLVESGLLVGLTETTAVAALEADIQRIVQTARDTVREAGLKPEQVNALYLTGGSTGLRLLADRIAAEFSQAQVVRGDRFASVATGLALHAARLYA
- a CDS encoding YecA family protein: MALEQLLDKVPAPLEPLDVSMLDGYLCAVLLQPIPLLPAQWLPYVTDIEARPLPPRYKPEALHALVLRRHQELKAAITERQWFDPWVFEMDDEATPSETVFPWVAGFALGADMFTALMGLSAADLLEPLATIYMHLDADDLEDADALLAEIETLEPPEDLSEAVEGLVRSCLQLADISRPQPKPVAEVPRRIARKQVPPTGAGPRKR
- a CDS encoding DJ-1/PfpI family protein; translated protein: MHIAILTFEGFNELDSLIALAILNRVKKPGWRVSIASPTVRVRSMNGLVLEAQASLQDACEADAVIVGSGMQTREVVADAALMAQLKLDPTRQLLGAQCSGTLVLAKLGLLNAVPACTDLTTKPWVEAAGVSTLNQPFVANGNVATAGGCLASQYLAIWLIARLEGLDAAISAIHYVAPVGEKEEYVERALANIKPYLDGPDAMA
- a CDS encoding LysR family transcriptional regulator, with amino-acid sequence MENRNDLLWSQLHALTVIAQLGSFTKAAQRLGLSKAAISQRISELERSIGQTLVQRTTRSVRLTDAGQRLVDDSADSFAQIARSLAQARDAAGQPRGLLRVTAPVALGRQHVAPQLEGFFRQYPEVRIELDLSDRIMPLAQEGFDLAIRHTSTPPESHVAFKLCGSRTLLLASNAYVKRCGLPQHPSELAEHACLTYLRPGPVSWLFERQGPVAEGMDAERHRVSVSGPLRAGNSEVLRDAALAGLGLALLPDFSAAAAQRAGRLRELLPDWRPVGVFGDSIYAIHPWSSTTPRPVRLLVEHLRQALQGGFEATAAPLTPSRPARPDTV